One window of Erinaceus europaeus chromosome 6, mEriEur2.1, whole genome shotgun sequence genomic DNA carries:
- the BECN2 gene encoding beclin-2 gives MSSTRFICQQCSQPLKINQSKKAQDLNTPQEPATWTVASSLRASEIQEQGSTSFEGPDRENLQVGASWICSDDSWMFRDIRDNFTLLGKFDSMRSLNNILKIIRDIDDMVSSEKEIDHPLCVDCTDKFLEHLDTSLAITESENQSYRQCLESKERVVEDEQETLLKELKELELEEARLTQEFLEVEKKREKAATDLEAAKAETKILEQEELLYQREESHLRYQELELWDELRSLENQLCYTQSHLAQLEKTSIFNTSFQIWSEGSLGIINNFRLGCLPTVPVRWSEINAAWGQTALLLFALSKTIGLEFQRYQLVPCGDHSYLKSLTEDAIELPLFCSGDQGFPMHTKFDKAMVAFLDCMHQFKEEAGKGKLNLCLPYKIHVKEGLMEDPGVLRKFYSIRTCWNTKEEWTKALMLLLVNFKWTLAWVSSRYSQR, from the coding sequence ATGTCTTCCACTCGTTTTATTTGCCAACAGTGTAGTCAACCCCTGAAAATCAATCAATCCAAGAAAGCCCAGGACCTCAACACCCCACAAGAACCTGCAACTTGGACTGTAGCCTCTTCCCTCAGGGCCTCAGAAATCCAGGAACAAGGCTCCACCTCCTTTGAAGGCCCAGACAGGGAAAACTTACAGGTTGGTGCTTCTTGGATATGTTCTGATGACAGCTGGATGTTCAGGGACATCAGAGACAACTTCACCCTGCTTGGGAAGTTTGACTCCATGCGAAGTCTCAATAACATTCTGAAGATTATTAGGGACATTGATGACATGGTCTCTTCTGAGAAAGAAATAGACCATCCTCTGTGTGTGGACTGTACTGACAAATTTTTAGAGCATTTGGATACCTCTCTGGCCATCACAGAATCAGAGAATCAGAGCTACCGGCAGTGTTTGGAGAGTAAAGAGAGAGTAGTTGAAGATGAGCAGGAGACATTGCTGAAGGAACTGAAGGAACTGGAGCTGGAGGAAGCGAGACTGACTCAGGAATTTCTGGAggtggagaagaaaagagaaaaagcagcAACAGATCTTGAGGCAGCCAAGGCAGAGACCAAGATATTGGAGCAGGAAGAACTGCTGTACCAGAGAGAAGAGAGTCACCTTAGGTATCAGGAACTGGAGTTGTGGGATGAGCTGAGGAGTTTGGAGAACCAGTTGTGCTACACCCAGAGTCATCTTGCTCAACTGGAGAAAACCAGTATCTTCAACACCAGCTTTCAGATCTGGAGTGAAGGCTCCTTGGGCATCATCAATAACTTCAGACTGGGCTGCCTTCCCACAGTTCCTGTGCGATGGAGTGAGATTAACGCCGCCTGGGGTCAGACAGCTTTGCTGCTTTTTGCCTTGTCTAAAACAATTGGATTGGAGTTTCAGAGGTATCAACTTGTGCCTTGTGGGGACCACTCCTATCTGAAGTCTTTAACAGAGGATGCTATTGAGTTGCCACTGTTTTGTTCTGGAGATCAGGGTTTTCCCATGCATACTAAATTTGACAAGGCCATGGTGGCTTTCCTTGACTGTATGCATCAGTTTAAGGAAGAAGCAGGGAAAGGGAAGTTGAATCTCTGCCTGCCTTACAAGATTCATGTAAAGGAAGGCTTGATGGAAGACCCTGGGGTCTTGAGGAAATTCTATTCCATAAGAACCTGCTGGAACACAAAGGAGGAGTGGACAAAGGCACTGATGCTCCTGCTTGTGAATTTTAAGTGGACTCTTGCTTGGGTCTCGTCAAGATATAGTCAGAGATAA